The following proteins come from a genomic window of Desulfurellaceae bacterium:
- a CDS encoding VOC family protein, producing MLDRIFHVNICVRDMERSIRFYEQIGFHKVNDFTGDDPRIGEGLGVKANKMRGVFMRIGDDPNAPVLDLVQFLDPPTQGQPYDSLNNVGICRIAFAVSDIEKAYAELQKLDVEFVAPLTTIDGPGDGRASFVCFKDPDGTILELISGA from the coding sequence ATGCTCGACCGTATCTTTCACGTCAACATCTGTGTCCGGGACATGGAGCGCTCCATCCGCTTCTATGAGCAGATCGGTTTCCACAAGGTCAACGATTTTACCGGCGACGACCCGCGCATCGGCGAGGGGCTGGGCGTCAAGGCCAACAAGATGCGCGGCGTGTTCATGCGCATCGGCGATGATCCCAACGCCCCGGTACTCGACCTGGTCCAGTTCCTCGACCCGCCGACCCAGGGCCAGCCCTATGACAGCCTGAACAATGTCGGCATCTGCCGCATCGCCTTTGCCGTCAGCGACATCGAGAAAGCCTACGCCGAGCTGCAAAAGCTCGACGTCGAGTTCGTGGCTCCGCTGACGACCATCGACGGCCCGGGAGACGGGCGGGCCAGTTTTGTGTGCTTCAAAGATCCCGACGGGACGATTCTTGAGCTGATCAGCGGAGCCTAG